One stretch of Natronolimnobius baerhuensis DNA includes these proteins:
- a CDS encoding RNA ligase family protein produces MKEYPTVPSVEAAPDGLVDVGHLWLLEKIDGVHLRFQLQQSGLIRFGDRNGVYDDADDVPDSAQHAVRYVRDHLDREALRNAVDDVEDVVFFGEATSYQTVAYDWDRIPSFLGFDVWSADTETFRPPDAVHAIFDGIGLESVTVFERERRARDFDPESYTIPQSAWYDGPAEGVVIRDKQGRRAKLLHPDAGDADAPTPVDVTAEKLAAQYATRDRLERLATQLEDDGRAVTFETHYERVLEDILREAHGRLSHGEHTLEMSEFRAEVGALTRAFLDERTDGT; encoded by the coding sequence ATGAAGGAGTATCCGACCGTTCCGTCGGTCGAGGCTGCTCCGGACGGTCTCGTTGATGTCGGACACCTGTGGCTGCTCGAGAAGATCGATGGCGTACACCTCCGATTCCAACTCCAGCAGTCGGGGCTCATCCGATTCGGCGACCGAAACGGTGTCTACGACGATGCCGACGACGTGCCCGATTCTGCCCAGCACGCCGTTCGATACGTCCGGGACCACCTCGACCGCGAGGCGCTCCGGAACGCAGTCGACGACGTCGAAGATGTCGTCTTCTTTGGCGAGGCGACCAGCTATCAGACGGTCGCCTACGACTGGGATCGTATCCCGTCGTTTCTCGGGTTCGACGTCTGGTCGGCCGACACGGAAACATTCCGCCCGCCGGACGCAGTTCATGCGATCTTCGATGGGATCGGACTCGAGTCGGTGACCGTCTTCGAACGGGAACGGCGCGCACGCGATTTCGACCCTGAGTCGTACACGATTCCACAGTCGGCGTGGTACGATGGACCAGCCGAAGGCGTCGTGATCAGAGATAAACAAGGCCGGCGTGCGAAACTCCTCCATCCCGATGCTGGGGACGCTGACGCGCCGACTCCGGTCGATGTGACCGCCGAGAAACTGGCGGCGCAGTATGCGACCCGGGACCGACTCGAGCGACTCGCGACGCAACTCGAGGACGACGGTCGAGCCGTGACGTTCGAGACGCACTACGAGCGCGTTCTCGAGGACATCCTTCGGGAGGCTCACGGACGGCTGTCCCACGGCGAGCACACTCTCGAGATGAGCGAGTTTCGCGCCGAGGTCGGCGCGCTCACGCGAGCGTTTCTCGACGAGCGGACGGACGGGACGTAG
- the rio1 gene encoding serine/threonine-protein kinase Rio1, protein MGEGEFGLVDLEEVDTPGDEWEEIDVSETEADRIARKRDRKFEQFEERIKDADQFKVEQSVFDDATLAALYKLVQDGYVEAFGGPLSTGKEANVYHALGDDRDVAVKIYRINASNFRQMRDYLEGDPRFEGLGGKKKDVVLAWTKKELANLRRAEKAGVRVPEPLATERNVLVMEYIGNEEGRAKRLGEVTIENPETAYEVMREYMRRLYSAGIIHGDLSEYNVVFDEGQLVIIDVGQAVTVHHPNSRNFLERDCENVASFFSRQGLETDADELLEFVTSPEPDPSRD, encoded by the coding sequence ATGGGAGAGGGAGAATTCGGACTGGTCGATCTCGAGGAGGTCGACACGCCGGGCGACGAATGGGAAGAGATAGACGTTTCAGAGACCGAGGCGGACAGGATCGCCCGCAAGCGCGACCGCAAGTTCGAACAGTTCGAGGAGCGGATCAAAGATGCCGATCAGTTCAAAGTCGAGCAGTCGGTGTTCGACGACGCGACGCTGGCGGCGCTGTATAAGCTCGTCCAGGACGGCTACGTCGAGGCCTTCGGCGGCCCGCTTTCGACGGGCAAGGAGGCAAACGTCTATCACGCGCTGGGTGACGACCGCGACGTCGCGGTCAAGATCTACCGGATCAACGCCTCGAACTTCCGCCAGATGCGCGACTACCTCGAGGGCGACCCGCGATTCGAGGGCTTAGGCGGCAAGAAAAAAGATGTCGTGCTCGCCTGGACGAAAAAGGAACTGGCGAACCTGCGGCGCGCCGAAAAGGCTGGCGTCCGCGTCCCGGAGCCACTCGCCACCGAGCGCAACGTCCTCGTCATGGAGTACATCGGCAACGAGGAGGGCCGCGCAAAGCGCCTCGGCGAGGTCACCATCGAGAACCCCGAAACCGCCTACGAGGTCATGCGCGAGTACATGCGCCGACTCTACTCCGCAGGCATCATCCACGGCGACCTGAGCGAGTACAACGTCGTCTTCGACGAGGGCCAACTCGTCATCATCGACGTCGGCCAGGCCGTCACCGTTCACCACCCCAACAGCCGCAACTTCTTAGAACGCGATTGTGAGAACGTCGCGAGTTTCTTCTCGCGACAGGGCCTCGAGACCGACGCCGACGAACTGCTCGAGTTCGTTACGAGTCCGGAGCCCGATCCCTCTCGAGACTGA